From the Fusobacterium ulcerans ATCC 49185 genome, the window CTTTGCAATAAAAACAAAAACAGCTAAAGAAATAAGAGCTACAAAATATAAAATAGCCCCATCAAGACTGTTTATAGATGAAATCATAGATTTGATCGGAATTGATAAGCTCACTATAAAATAACATATGTAATTTTTGTTGAAATAAAAGTCTTGTAGTGGTAAAATATAAAAAAATGAGGAGGTTTTTATGAGGGGAGATATAAAGGCAGTTGAAGAATTGATGAAAGTTCTGCATGAGCAGAAACTTACAGAAATATCATATGAGGATTCTAATTTTAAAGTTACAATTAAAGGACCCCTTACTGCAGCAGTAAAGAAAGAAACAGTAAAAGAAGCTAAAGTTATAGAAAATAAAGAAGCAGTAAAATTTAAAGAGGTACTGTCTGATCATATAGGAAGATATTTCTATATGAAAAAGAATGGAGAACCTGTAATAGAAGTGGGGCAGAAAATAAAAACTGGACAGGAAATTGGATATGTTTCAACAGTTGGAGTAGATACTACTATTACTTCAAGTTATTCTGGAACTATAGAAGAAATATATATCGAGAATGGTAATCCAGTAGATTATGGAAGACCACTATTAAAGATCAAAATTTAATAATCTGAAATGATTTGGATTACCAGGAGGAAAGAAAATATGTTTAAGAAAATACTTATCGCTAATAGAGGAGAGATAGCAGTCAGGATCATAAGAGCAGCAAAAGAACTGGGAATAAAAACAGTTGCTGTATATTCAGAAGCTGATAAAGAAAGTCTTCATGTGACTCTTGCAGATGAGGCTGTATGTATAGGAGGAATATCAAGTTCAGAATCATATCTGAAGATACCAAATATAATAGCAGCAGCAGAGATTACAGGAGCAGATGCTATCCATCCAGGTTATGGATTCCTTTCTGAAAATGCAAGATTTGGAAAGATATGTGAAATGCATAATATTGCTTTCATAGGACCTAGACCTGAATGTATAATAAAAATGGGAGATAAGGCAACAGCTAGAGCAACTGCCATAGAAAATGGTGTTCCTATAACTAATGGAACTGGAATAATCAAGAGTATTGCAGAAGCTAAAAAAGAAGTAAATGAAAGAATAACATACCCTGTAATGATCAAAGCCACTGCTGGTGGTGGAGGGAAAGGTATGAGAATTGCCAGAAATGATGAGGAATTAGCTGCAAATATAGTAGCTGCTCAAAATGAAGCAGAATCTGCATTTGGAAATCCAGATGTATATATAGAAAAATTTGTAGAAGATCCTAGACATATAGAAATTCAGATAATGGGAGATAAACATGGAAATGTTATCTACTTAGGTGAAAGAGACTGTTCTATTCAAAGAAGACATCAAAAGCTTATAGAAGAAGCTCCATCATTTTCGTTACCTTACAATATCAGAAAAGCTATGGGAGAGGCAGCTGTAACTCTTGCTAAAGCTATAAATTATGACTCAGCAGGAACTTTAGAATTCCTTGTTGATAAAAATAATGATTTCTTCTTTATGGAAATGAATACAAGAGTACAGGTAGAGCATACTGTAACTGAGATGGTAACAGGTGTAGATATTATAAAACTTCAAATAAAAGTAGCAGCTGGAGAAAAATTAAACATAGCTCAGGATGATGTTATATTATATGGGCATGCTATTGAGTGTAGAATCAATGCTGAAGATCCTGAAAATGATTTTCTTCCATCACCAGGAGTACTTACAAAATATATAGTTCCTGGAGGAAATGGAATAAGAGTTGACTCGCATTCATATCAAGGATATGAAATCAGTCCATACTATGATTCAATGATTGGAAAATTAATAGCTTTTGGAATAAACAGAGAGGAAGCTATTGCAAAAATGAAAAGAGCTCTAAGCGAGTATATAATTGAAGGAATAGATACTACTATTCCATTTCATTTAGAAGTATTTAACAATGAATTATATCTTGAAGGAAAAACTTCAACTAATTTCATAGAAGAGAATTTTTCTAAAAAAAATAATTAAGTATAGTTTTTTTTAACAAAATTAGATATAATAGAATTACATAATGCATGGAGGTGTTTTCAATGAATGAATTAGGAAATATAAGAATAGCTGATGATGTAGTGAAAACAATAGCTGCAAAAGCTGCAGGGGATGTAGAAGGTATTTATAAACTTGCTGGTGGAGTAGTAGATGAAGTTAGTAAGATGTTAGGTAAAAAAAGACCAACTAATGGAGTTAAAGTAGAAGTAGGAGAAAAAGAGTGCAGCATCGAAGTATTTGTAATCGTAGAATTTGGATATCCAATTTCAGAAGTAGCTCATGAAGTTCAAAAAGCTGTATTGAAAGCAGTATCTGAATTAAGTGGACTAAAAGTTGTTGAAGTAAATGTATATGTTCAAGATGTAAAAATCAGAACAGAAGGAACTTCTGAAGAAGAGGAAGATACAGAAGAAGGATTATAATATAAAGAGGCGTCTCAAAGCGCCTCTAAACTTTTATTAAAGGTGGTATTATTATGACTAATAAATTTCTTTTTTTTCTAGGATGGGTAGGAATATTTATATTATCGATCACTGGAATAGTATGTATTGTAATGCCGGATTTTATTGTAAAATTTAATCCATTAGACTCAACAAAAACTAATGTTGCTATTGTTGTTATATGTGTAGCATATTTCTTGCTTTGTATCTTAAAACTTTTCTCTATGTTTGAAAAAACTGGTGATTATGAAATAAAAACAGAAAATGGAAAAGTAACTATATCAGCAGCTTCTGTTACAAATTTTGTAAAAGAAATGTTATCTAGAGATAAAGATGTAGAAGGTATTAAAGTTTTTACAGGAAAAAGAGGAAGAAAATTCTTTGTGAAAATAAAACTTGATATGCTTACAGATGGAAATATTGCAGAAAAGACTGCTTCTATTCAAGATGGATTGAAAAAAAGATTGGCTGATAAGATGGGATTAGAAGTTGATACTGTTGAAGTACAAATTTCTAAACTGTCAATAAAATCTCAAGATACTTCAGAAGAATAGAGGTGATCATATATGTTAGCTGAAATGCTTGAAAAGTTATTAGTATCCCTTGTAAATAATTGGAAAAAATATTTAGGGTGCTTTATAGGATTTGTTTTAGGAATTCTCCTTGTGGAGTATGGTCTGCCTAAAACAGTTTTTATAATAGTTCTAAGTATTATAGGATATAAAATGGGAGATATGACATTTATAAAAAGAATTAAAAAATTTATATTAGAGAAAATAAAAGAGGATTAGAAAGGAAATTTAATGAGTAGAAGATTAGCGAGGGAAGAGTTATTTAAGTTAGTATTTGAAGGGGAAATAAATGAAGAAAATACTAAAGATATATTAGAAAGTTATTTAAAAAGAGAAGAAATTCTTCAAAATGAAAATGAGATAACTTTTATTAAAAAATATATGAATGGAATAGCTGAAAACAATGATAAGATCCTAAAAACAATAGAAGAAAAAATAACAGGATGGAGTTTTGAAAGAATAGGAAATGTAGAAAAAGCTCTTTTAAAAATTTCTGTTTACGAGATCTTATGTGAAGATACACCTCACGAGATAGTTATAAATGAAGCAGTGGAACTTGCAAAAATGTATGGAGATGAAAAAACATCTGAATTCATAAATGGAGTCCTTGCTAAGGTAGTTAATAACTAAATACTAAAAATGAAATCAAAACAGCCGTTTTTGCGGCTGTTTTTTTTATGCATTATAAAACCATAACCAATATATTAATCTAAAAGATTTAAAGATAAAGAATTAAATAAAAAACTATTGACATTTAGTATAAAAAATAGTAAATTTAAAATATAATACATTCTATAGAATGTATAAAAAATAGGAGGAAAGTATGAAAAATATTGATGACTAAAGCAGTTATGTCAATAGTAGAAATAAATCTTGGAATAAAATAAGGGAAAGAGTTCTTAAAAAGTATCTTTGGAAAAATATAATATTCATCTGGGAGGGATATAATGAAAAATTTTAATATGAAAGAGTATATTACAGAACTAGAAAAAATAGTAAATATAGAAAGTGATAGTAAAAATATAAAAGGTGTTGCTGAAGTAGCAGATTATTTTTATGATAAATATAAAAAATTATTTTTAAATGTGGAGAAAATCCAAAACTATTCAGAGGTAGGTCCTTGTTTAAAAGTAACAAATACAAATGAAGAAAATTATGATGTGCTTTTTTTAGGGCATATGGATACAGTTTTTCCAAAGGGAACAATAGAAGAAAGACCTTTTAAAAAAGAGGGGAATAAAGTATTTGGACCAGGGGTAATAGATATGAAAGGACCATTACTTTCATTGTATTATGCTGTAAAGGAATTAGTTGATAAAGAAAATTTAAAAAAGTTCTGTATTTTATTAAATAGTGAAGAAGAAATTGGTTCAAAACACTATGGAGAATTAATAGAAAGAATAGCAGAAAAAAGCAAATATACTCTGGTGATAGAGCATGCAAGACCAGATGGGGCATTGGTAATAGAAAGAAAAGGTTCTGGAGGATATGATATAGAATTTACTGGAAAAGCTTCCCATGCAGGAAGTGCTCCTGAAAAAGGGAGAAATGCTATAAGTGAAATGGCATATTGGATAAATAAATTGAATGAAGTTACTGATTTTGAAAAGGGGACTACTATTAATTGTGGTATAGCAAATGGGGGAACAGCAAAAAATGTAGTGGCAGAAAAAGCTTATCTTGGAATGGAATTTAGAGTAAAAAAAGTTGAAGCTGTTGAAGAAATAATCAAGAAAATAGAGGATTTGAAAAAACATGCTGAGGAAAAAGAAATAAAATTAAAAATTATAGGAGGACTAAATAGAGGCCCAATGGTTTTTAATGAAAAAAGCAAGAAATTATTTGAAATAATAAAAGAGGCAGGAAAAGAATTAGAAATTGAAATAAAAGGGGTTTCAAGTGGGGGAGGGTCAGATGGAAATATTACATCAAGTGTTGGAAGTCCTACAATAGATGGATTAGGGCCTATTGGAGGTGGACAGCATAGTGTAGATGAATATTTAGAATTAGATTCTGTTGAAGAAAGGATAGAGCTAATAGTAAGAATAATGGAAAAATTAAATTAAAACATATTGGGAGGGGAATTATATGCAAGGAAAAAATAAAGGGTTATTTAACAAATTTTTAGATGGGGTAGAAACAGTTGGGAATAAACTTCCTCATCCTGGAACAATATTTCTTATTTTTGCAATAATGGTAGTTATAATTTCTCATTTTGCATTTTTAAGTGGAGCTGAAGTAACTTTTAAAGCAATAAATAAAGATCATCAATTAGTGGATAAAACTGTGAAAGCAGTTAGTTTATTGACACCAGATGGAATAAGATGGATGTTTAAGTCTATTGTAAAAAACTTTACTGGATTTGCACCTTTAGGAATGGTATTAGTAGCCATGTTTGGAGTAGGAGTAGCAGAAGAAACTGGATTATTGACAGTAATGTTGAGAAAACTTGTTTTGAGCGCTCCTAAATCAATAATTACTGCTGTAATTGTTTTTGCAGGAGTAATGTCAAATATAGCAGCAGATGCAGGATATGTTGTTCTTGTACCATTGGGAGCATTGATATTTTTAAGTTTTGGCCGTCATCCACTAGCTGGGTTGGCAGCAGGTTTTGCTGGGGTATCTGGAGGATTTTCAGCCAATTTGTTGATTGGAACTCTTGACCCACTTTTAGGGGGAATAAGTACAGAAGCTGCAAGATTATTAGATCCTAATTATACTGTATTTCCAACAGCTAACTATTATTTCATGGCAGTATCATGCATTTTAATTACAATAATAGGAACTTTAATAACAGAAAAAATAGTAGAACCAAGATTAGGGAAATATGAAGGAGATCAAAAAGTAGAAATAACTGAAATAACTCCAATAGAACAGAGGGGATTAAAAGCAGCTGGATTATCATTGCTAGCTTTCTTTATATTTATAGGATGTCTAACTATTCCAGAAAGCGGAATTTTAAGAAATCCAATAAATCATTCTTTAACAGATCATTCTCCATTGATGGATAGTATGGTTCCAATAATTAGTTTAGGGTTTATGATACCAGGGATTTTTTATGGAATATTTTCTAAAAAAATAAAGAGTGATAAAGATGTAATTAAAGGAATGAAAAATTCAATGGCTTCAATGTCTGGGTATATCAGTATTGTATTTTTTGCTAGTCAGTTTATTGCATATTTTAAATACTCTAATTTGGGAACTATTTTAGCAGTTAACGGAGCAGATTTTTTAAAGGAAACAGGTTTTACAGGTCTTCCTCTAGTAATGGCATTCATTCTTCTCTCTGCATTTATGAATTTATTTATGGGATCAGCTTCAGCAAAATGGACTATCATGGCTCCCATATTTGTACCTATGTTTATGGGAATAGGGTTTGCACCAGAGTTTACACAAGTTGTATATAGAATAGGGGATTCTACAACTAATATTATCACTCCTTTGATGTCAAATTTTGCAACAGTAATTGCTTTTGGTCAAAGATATAATGATAAACTTGGGATAGGAACACTTATATCTATGATGATTCCTTATACAATTTTATTCATGATTTTCTGGACTATATTGCTGGTAATATGGTATGTGTTTAATTTGCCATTAGGACCAGATGGAGTTATTCACTTAACTAATATGATTTTCTAAATATTGTGATGATTATTAGGCTGTAAGTATAGAAATATATTTACAGTCTTTTTTTATATAATAAAAAAAATCACAGAAAAATATGTGATGGAAAAGTTTTAATTGTATAAAAGATATTTAAAATTTTATATGCTGAATTATAAAACATACTTAAAATTAAATGAATACATAAAGGTCTTTTTTACATATAAATATGAACTTTGAGATTTAAATCAATCTTTATAAAAGCAGGAGTATACATAAAAGCAACTCTTGGTTGATAGATTAATATATTTTTTTATGATAAAATTATAAAATATGAGTAAAATGATAGAGGAAGGGAAAATATGATAGAACTAGAAAAACATCCAGTTGAAACAGAAGCAGGAGATCAATTTAGAGAATGTATTATAATGACAGCTTCAAAAAATCAAAAATTGAAAATGAGAGATCTTTTAGAAATGAGCAGGGAAATTGGTTTTTTAATTGAAGAATCTCAGCATGCAGATTATTTCGATCCTTTTGCTATCATGCTGGCAGAACTTTTTACAGAATATCAGAATTATGGAAGATTTCCTAATTGGATATATAATATGGATGATGTCAAAGAAGTTGTTATAGATGAGAAAACAAAAGACTTGCTTCTACAAGTTCTTGACGATATTTATAATGAGAACAAAGTAGAGGGAAGAGAAAGAAATATCTGTATTCAATGGGAAAAAACTGAAATGAGTGAAATCTGGAAAAAGTATTTGGAGTCTTTGATATATTCTTTAAAAAAAGCTGTTCCTTATAAAGAAACAGAAGAGGAAATAATTGAAAGAAAAAAGAAAGAAGAAAAAGAAAATAAATCTGGAAAGGGAATAATTTTATTTTTTGTATTGATGTTTGGAATCATATTTATAATGGGAGTCTATATATTATATAATTCAGTAATGCTTTTAAGAACAGAAAAAATTCTACAAGGAATAGTAGCTTTATTATTTTCAGCAATAACTTTATTTTTCTCAGGAAAATTGTTTTTTGGTTTTTTTAAGAGTTTATTTAAATAGGAAATAATAACACAAAGGGAGAGGTATGATCAAAAATATACATATAGGAAGAATTTATAGAAAAAAGATTAAATTTAGGATAAGAATAATTACTGCTCTATTGATAGTATCAACAGTAATAATGTTATATTACAGATACAAATAAATTTTATAAAATAACAAGTGGGAAAGAATAAATTCTCCTTACTATTAAAATAATTCAAAATAAAGTATAATATATTCAAAGTAATTTTATAATTAATGGAAAAGAGGGATATAAATGAGAAAAATATTGTTTTCAATATTCATATTTTCTTTAAGTATGATAGCTATGGCTGTCAGTGGAAAAGTAATCAAAGTATCTGATGGAGATACTATTTTGCTTCAATCTGGAAGTCAGAGGATAAAAGTAAGAATGTATGGAATAGATGCTCCTGAATTAAAACAGAACTATGGAGAAGATTCTAAAAATTATTTAGAAAAAAGAATATTGAATAAAAATGTTGATGTAAAAGTGATAAATGAAGATAAGTATGGCCGTAAAGTAGGAAAAGTGTTTTACAAGAATAAAGATATAAATTTAGAAATGATAAAAACAGGAAATGCTTGGTTTTATGAATATCATGCTAAAAAAGAAAAAGAATATAGAAAAGCATCTAAAAGTGCTCAGGAACAAAAATTGGGGCTATGGAAAGATAAAAATCCACAGAATCCAAGGAATTTTAGATTAGAACACAGAAGAGAGGATTAAAAATATGAAAAAAGAGATAAAAAGATTTAGAGAATTAATTAAAGAAAAAAAACTGATAGATTCATCATTGGGAATATTGCAATGGGATTTAGAAACAACTACTCCAAGAAAAGGAAAGGAACTTCTTTCTGAGATGGTAGGATATCTAAGTATGAAAAGCTATGATATAGTTACCTCAGAAGAATTTTTAAATCTTGTGAAATTTTTAAAAGCAAATGAGAAGGAATTAGATGATATTCAAAGAAAAGAAATAGATGATATGGCTGAAGAGATAGAGAAAATAAGTAAAATACCTCCTCATGAATATCAAGAGTATTCAGAACTGACTGCTAAAACTCAAGGTGTGTGGGAAGAGGCAAAGGCTAAAAATGATTTTAATATGTTTAAAGAAAATTTAAAAAAGATATTTGAATTTAATATAAAATTTGCAGAATATCAAGGGAAAAAGGATAAAAAAATATATGATATAATTTTAGATGAGTATGAAAGAGGAATGAATACAGAAAAGCTGGATGAGTTTTTTGGAGCATTGAGAGCAGAGATAGTTCCACTTCTAAAAAAGATAATGGAAAAAAATAAAAACAGTAAGATATCAAGTTTAAAGGCAAAAGTAAATGTTGATGAACAGAAAAAATTCAATAGATTTTTAAGCGAATATTTGGGATTTGATTTTGACAGAGGAGTAACAGCTGAAAGTGAACATCCTTTCACACTGAATCTGGATAAGAATGATGTAAGGCTTACTACTAAATATATAGATGATATGCCTTTTTCTTCAATATTCAGCACTATTCATGAAACAGGGCATGGAATATATGAACAGCAGGTAGGAGATGATTTACAAGGAACTACTTTAGCTACTGGTGGTTCTATGGGGCTTCATGAATCTCAATCGAGATTTTATGAGAATATGATAGGAAGAAGTATGAGTTTCTGGAAGGGAATATATGATAAAAACATAGATATATTTCCACTTCTTAAAGAAATAAAAATAGATGAGCTATACAGGGAGATAAACAGAGTAGAACCTTCTTTTATAAGAACAGAGGCAGATGAGCTTACATATTCACTTCATATAATGATTAGATATGAAATAGAAAAAGGAATAATTAATGGAGAGATAGAGATAGATAATCTTCCAGAAGTGTGGAATGAAAAGATGAAAGAGTATCTAGGAGTAGTACCAGAAACAGATAGAGAGGGAGTACTGCAGGATGTGCATTGGGCATGCGGGCTTATTGGATATTTTCCATCTTATGCACTGGGAAATGTATATGCTGCTCAATTATATAATACTATGAAAAAAGATATGGATGTAAGTTCTCTTCTTGAAAATGGTAAACTAGACAGGATAAAAGGATGGCTGAGAGATAGAATACATATTTATGGAAAACTAAGAGAAACAGCTGAACTTATTCAAGAGATAACTGGAGAAGAGCTTGAACCAAAATACTATATAGAATATTTAAAAGAAAAATATTCAAAAATATATGATCTCGACTAAACAACAGGAGGGGAAACATTTGAAAAGACTAAGGAACATTTATTTGATTATAGCTGTATTTTTCACAATTTTTTCGGTTATATTTTCAGCACCATCATATAAAATAGACAGTCTGGATATAACAGCTAAAATACAGGAAGATGGGTCAGTGATTATCGAAGAGATAGCTCTGTATAATGCCAGTGAAATAAATGGAGTATTATATAATATTGATGCTAAAGGATATGGAAAATTACAGTCATTAGAGGTTTTCTATGAAAAAAATGGAGAATTTGTTTCAGCAGTAAATAGCAGAGGAACTGCTTCAGGAATGTATACT encodes:
- a CDS encoding thermonuclease family protein gives rise to the protein MRKILFSIFIFSLSMIAMAVSGKVIKVSDGDTILLQSGSQRIKVRMYGIDAPELKQNYGEDSKNYLEKRILNKNVDVKVINEDKYGRKVGKVFYKNKDINLEMIKTGNAWFYEYHAKKEKEYRKASKSAQEQKLGLWKDKNPQNPRNFRLEHRRED
- a CDS encoding AbgT family transporter, whose translation is MQGKNKGLFNKFLDGVETVGNKLPHPGTIFLIFAIMVVIISHFAFLSGAEVTFKAINKDHQLVDKTVKAVSLLTPDGIRWMFKSIVKNFTGFAPLGMVLVAMFGVGVAEETGLLTVMLRKLVLSAPKSIITAVIVFAGVMSNIAADAGYVVLVPLGALIFLSFGRHPLAGLAAGFAGVSGGFSANLLIGTLDPLLGGISTEAARLLDPNYTVFPTANYYFMAVSCILITIIGTLITEKIVEPRLGKYEGDQKVEITEITPIEQRGLKAAGLSLLAFFIFIGCLTIPESGILRNPINHSLTDHSPLMDSMVPIISLGFMIPGIFYGIFSKKIKSDKDVIKGMKNSMASMSGYISIVFFASQFIAYFKYSNLGTILAVNGADFLKETGFTGLPLVMAFILLSAFMNLFMGSASAKWTIMAPIFVPMFMGIGFAPEFTQVVYRIGDSTTNIITPLMSNFATVIAFGQRYNDKLGIGTLISMMIPYTILFMIFWTILLVIWYVFNLPLGPDGVIHLTNMIF
- the amaP gene encoding alkaline shock response membrane anchor protein AmaP; translated protein: MTNKFLFFLGWVGIFILSITGIVCIVMPDFIVKFNPLDSTKTNVAIVVICVAYFLLCILKLFSMFEKTGDYEIKTENGKVTISAASVTNFVKEMLSRDKDVEGIKVFTGKRGRKFFVKIKLDMLTDGNIAEKTASIQDGLKKRLADKMGLEVDTVEVQISKLSIKSQDTSEE
- a CDS encoding Asp23/Gls24 family envelope stress response protein: MNELGNIRIADDVVKTIAAKAAGDVEGIYKLAGGVVDEVSKMLGKKRPTNGVKVEVGEKECSIEVFVIVEFGYPISEVAHEVQKAVLKAVSELSGLKVVEVNVYVQDVKIRTEGTSEEEEDTEEGL
- the nusB gene encoding transcription antitermination factor NusB encodes the protein MSRRLAREELFKLVFEGEINEENTKDILESYLKREEILQNENEITFIKKYMNGIAENNDKILKTIEEKITGWSFERIGNVEKALLKISVYEILCEDTPHEIVINEAVELAKMYGDEKTSEFINGVLAKVVNN
- a CDS encoding acetyl-CoA carboxylase biotin carboxyl carrier protein → MRGDIKAVEELMKVLHEQKLTEISYEDSNFKVTIKGPLTAAVKKETVKEAKVIENKEAVKFKEVLSDHIGRYFYMKKNGEPVIEVGQKIKTGQEIGYVSTVGVDTTITSSYSGTIEEIYIENGNPVDYGRPLLKIKI
- a CDS encoding M20 family metallopeptidase, whose translation is MKNFNMKEYITELEKIVNIESDSKNIKGVAEVADYFYDKYKKLFLNVEKIQNYSEVGPCLKVTNTNEENYDVLFLGHMDTVFPKGTIEERPFKKEGNKVFGPGVIDMKGPLLSLYYAVKELVDKENLKKFCILLNSEEEIGSKHYGELIERIAEKSKYTLVIEHARPDGALVIERKGSGGYDIEFTGKASHAGSAPEKGRNAISEMAYWINKLNEVTDFEKGTTINCGIANGGTAKNVVAEKAYLGMEFRVKKVEAVEEIIKKIEDLKKHAEEKEIKLKIIGGLNRGPMVFNEKSKKLFEIIKEAGKELEIEIKGVSSGGGSDGNITSSVGSPTIDGLGPIGGGQHSVDEYLELDSVEERIELIVRIMEKLN
- the accC gene encoding acetyl-CoA carboxylase biotin carboxylase subunit → MFKKILIANRGEIAVRIIRAAKELGIKTVAVYSEADKESLHVTLADEAVCIGGISSSESYLKIPNIIAAAEITGADAIHPGYGFLSENARFGKICEMHNIAFIGPRPECIIKMGDKATARATAIENGVPITNGTGIIKSIAEAKKEVNERITYPVMIKATAGGGGKGMRIARNDEELAANIVAAQNEAESAFGNPDVYIEKFVEDPRHIEIQIMGDKHGNVIYLGERDCSIQRRHQKLIEEAPSFSLPYNIRKAMGEAAVTLAKAINYDSAGTLEFLVDKNNDFFFMEMNTRVQVEHTVTEMVTGVDIIKLQIKVAAGEKLNIAQDDVILYGHAIECRINAEDPENDFLPSPGVLTKYIVPGGNGIRVDSHSYQGYEISPYYDSMIGKLIAFGINREEAIAKMKRALSEYIIEGIDTTIPFHLEVFNNELYLEGKTSTNFIEENFSKKNN
- a CDS encoding carboxypeptidase M32: MKKEIKRFRELIKEKKLIDSSLGILQWDLETTTPRKGKELLSEMVGYLSMKSYDIVTSEEFLNLVKFLKANEKELDDIQRKEIDDMAEEIEKISKIPPHEYQEYSELTAKTQGVWEEAKAKNDFNMFKENLKKIFEFNIKFAEYQGKKDKKIYDIILDEYERGMNTEKLDEFFGALRAEIVPLLKKIMEKNKNSKISSLKAKVNVDEQKKFNRFLSEYLGFDFDRGVTAESEHPFTLNLDKNDVRLTTKYIDDMPFSSIFSTIHETGHGIYEQQVGDDLQGTTLATGGSMGLHESQSRFYENMIGRSMSFWKGIYDKNIDIFPLLKEIKIDELYREINRVEPSFIRTEADELTYSLHIMIRYEIEKGIINGEIEIDNLPEVWNEKMKEYLGVVPETDREGVLQDVHWACGLIGYFPSYALGNVYAAQLYNTMKKDMDVSSLLENGKLDRIKGWLRDRIHIYGKLRETAELIQEITGEELEPKYYIEYLKEKYSKIYDLD
- a CDS encoding DUF2273 domain-containing protein — translated: MLAEMLEKLLVSLVNNWKKYLGCFIGFVLGILLVEYGLPKTVFIIVLSIIGYKMGDMTFIKRIKKFILEKIKED